In Kaistella faecalis, a genomic segment contains:
- the pdeM gene encoding ligase-associated DNA damage response endonuclease PdeM, with the protein MIKILEKTIQHEKLIFTNQKAVYWEREKTLIISDLHVGKSAHFRKSGIAISSQVLHDDLEILENLISFFEVNHVLIVGDLFHAGHNSDLEIFCDWRNRFPDLKITLIKGNHDRISPKFYEEYCIDVVEKSLQIPPFTFVHEPENNTDAFSISGHIHPGVIFQGKARQRIKLPCFAFSENQLILPAFSKFTGLDTRTLNGGFNHIAFSEGIIFDYEGKK; encoded by the coding sequence ATGATTAAGATCTTAGAGAAAACAATACAGCACGAAAAACTTATTTTCACCAACCAGAAAGCAGTTTATTGGGAACGCGAAAAAACATTGATAATCAGTGATTTGCATGTTGGAAAGTCTGCGCATTTCCGTAAGAGTGGAATCGCAATTTCTTCTCAGGTTTTGCATGATGATTTAGAAATTTTAGAAAACCTGATTTCTTTTTTTGAGGTAAATCACGTTCTGATTGTCGGCGATCTTTTTCATGCCGGCCACAACAGCGATCTTGAAATTTTCTGCGATTGGCGAAACCGCTTTCCTGATTTAAAAATAACTTTAATTAAGGGGAATCACGACAGGATTTCACCAAAATTTTACGAAGAATACTGCATCGATGTGGTAGAAAAATCTCTACAGATTCCACCTTTTACTTTTGTACACGAACCTGAAAACAATACGGATGCTTTTTCGATTTCCGGCCACATTCATCCCGGCGTAATTTTTCAGGGTAAAGCACGGCAGAGAATTAAACTGCCATGCTTTGCTTTTTCCGAAAACCAGCTTATACTGCCGGCTTTCAGTAAATTTACGGGCCTGGATACACGGACGTTGAACGGTGGTTTTAATCATATCGCTTTTTCCGAAGGCATCATATTTGATTATGAAGGAAAAAAATAA
- a CDS encoding lipocalin family protein, protein MKKLTKIVVPVSLGILGLLIFSSCSVKIPEGATAVNNFEKEKYLGKWYEIARLDFKWEKNMEQVTAEYSLKDNGHIKVDNKGYNYVKKEWKQSIGEARFVEDEKTSRLKVSFFKPFWAGYNVIELAGDYQYALVVGDDLDNMWILSREKTIPEDIKQRFLSKAKSLGYKTEELVWTKQN, encoded by the coding sequence ATGAAAAAGCTTACGAAAATTGTAGTTCCTGTTTCTTTGGGAATTTTAGGTTTATTGATTTTTAGTTCTTGTTCTGTAAAAATTCCCGAAGGCGCTACTGCCGTAAATAATTTTGAAAAAGAAAAATATCTTGGTAAATGGTACGAAATTGCAAGACTCGATTTCAAATGGGAAAAAAACATGGAGCAGGTTACTGCTGAATATTCGCTGAAAGATAATGGACACATCAAAGTTGACAATAAAGGCTACAATTATGTAAAAAAAGAATGGAAACAAAGCATTGGGGAAGCCAGATTTGTTGAGGACGAAAAAACTTCACGCTTAAAAGTTTCATTTTTCAAACCGTTTTGGGCTGGCTATAATGTGATAGAACTTGCCGGCGATTATCAATATGCTTTAGTTGTAGGAGATGATTTAGATAATATGTGGATTCTTTCACGCGAAAAAACAATTCCGGAAGATATAAAACAGCGTTTTCTTTCAAAAGCTAAAAGTTTAGGTTATAAAACTGAAGAATTAGTCTGGACAAAACAGAATTAG